The DNA region GGTGCTGGAATTGCGCGCCCGCGCGCAGACTTCGGGCGCGATCCGCGCGTTGCTTGGTCTCGCGCCCAAGACCGCGCGGCGCATTACCGATCATGGCGACGAGGACATCGACATCGACGCGATCAAGGTCGGCGACCGCCTGCGCGTGCGCCCGGGCGAGAAGGTGCCGGTCGACGGCGTCGTCATCGAGGGCAGCGCGGTCATCGACGAATCCATGGTCACGGGTGAATCGATGCCGGTCACGAAGGCGGAAGGCGAGAGGGTGATCGGCGGCACCGTCAACCAGAGCGGTGGCCTCGTGATGCGTGCCGAGAAGGTCGGCCGCGACACCATGCTGTCGCGGATCGTCGACATGGTGGCGAAGGCGCAGCGCTCGCGCGCGCCGATTCAGCGGCTCGCCGACCGTGTCGCCGGCTGGTTCGTGCCGGCGGTGATCGCAGCTGCCGTGCTGGCCTTCATCGCCTGGACGGTATTCGGCCCCGAGCCGCGCCTGACCTTCGCGCTGGTCGCCGCGGTGACGGTGCTGATCATCGCCTGTCCCTGCGCGCTGGGGCTGGCAACGCCGATGTCGATCATGGTTGGTGTCGGCCGCGGCGCGCATTCCGGCATCCTGATTCGCGACGCGCAGGCGCTGGAGCGGATGGAAGCGATCGACACGCTTGTCATCGACAAGACCGGCACGCTCACCGAGGGCAAGCCGAAGGTCGTGCGCATCATCGCCGCCGAAGGGTTCGACGAGAATGACGTGCTCCGTCTTGCCGCCAGTGTCGAGCAGGGCAGCGAGCATCCACTGGCGCGGGCCATCATCGCTTCCGCCGGGGAACGCAAGCTGGCATCGGCGACCGTCAGCAATTTTGCCTCGCCCTCCGGCAAGGGCGCGACCGGTACGGTCGAGGGCAGGCAGGTTGCGCTCGGCAATGCGGTGCTGATGGGTGAGTTGAAGATCATAACGTCAACGCTGGACCAGGCTGCCGAGGCCGCGCGGCGCGATGGCGCGACGGCGATCTATGTCGCGGTCGATGGGCGCGTCGCCGGCGTGATCGCGATCGCCGATCCGGTCAAGCCGTCGGCGGCGAATGCGCTGCAGGCGCTGCGTGCCGAAGGCCTGCGCATCGTGATGCTGACCGGCGACAATGAGACCACCGCGCGCGCGGTGGCGAAAACGCTCGGCATCGACGAGGTCGAGGCCGGCGTGCTGCCGGAGCGCAAGAGCGAGGTCGTGCAGCGGCTGCGCGGCGAGGGCCGCACCGTCGCGATGGCGGGCGATGGCGTCAACGATGCGCCGGCGCTCGCCGCGGCCGATGTCGGCATCGCGATGGGCGGCGGCACCGATGTCGCGATCGAGAGCGCCGGCATCACGCTGCTCACCGGCGACCTGATGGGCCTCGTCCGGGCGCGGCGATTGTCGGTCGCAACCATGCGCAACATCCGCCAGAACCTGGCGTTCGCCTTCGTCTACAACGCCGCCGGCGTGCCGATCGCGGCCGGCGTGCTGTATCCGCTTTTCGGCATCCTGCTGTCGCCGATGGTCGGCGCCGCCGCGATGGCGCTGTCCTCGGTCAGCGTGATCGGCAACGCGCTGCGGCTGTCGAGGGTGCAGCTGGACTAGGCGTCTCTTACCTCGCCCCGCCTGCGGGGAGAGGTCGGATCGCATCGTAAGATGCGATCCGGGTGAGGGGGACTCTCAGCGAATCCATCTCCCTCCGATATTGCGGAAGCGGCCCCTCACCCCAACCCTCTCCCCGCAAGAGCGCGGCGAGGGAGCAGAGTGTGGCCGCGGCCTTCACGCCGGCAGCAGAAGCTGTGCGCGCCGCTCCATCTCGGCATCGAGCCAGGTTGCGAGATCCTCGCTGACTTCGACCATCGGCAGCCGCACCTCGGGGCTGTCGATTAGCCCCTGCCGCCACAACCAGTGCTTGGCCGGCGCGGGGCTTGGTTCCGCGAACAGCAGCCGGGTCAGGCCGACGACGCTCTGCCAGGCCGCCAGCGCCGCGTCGCGCTTACCCTGCCGCAGCAGCGTGCGGATCGAAGCGAAGGTGTTGGTTTCCAGATGCGCGGACAGCAGGATCGCGCCGTCGGCGCCGTCCGAGAGCGCATCGAATGTCTGCGCGTCCTCACCGGTCAGCACGCGGAAGCCGGCGGGCCGGCGGTTGAGGAAGTCGATCGACTGCGCGCGGTCGGCACAGCAATCCTTCATGCCGACGATGTTGGGATGTTCCGCGAGCGTCAGCAGCGTCTCGTTCGTCAGGTTCACCGCTGTGCGATACGGAATGTTGTAGAGCACGACCGGCCACGACGCGTGATCGGCCAGCGCGTTGAAGTGCTGCACGAGCCCGCGTTGCGAGGGCCTGATGTAATAGGGGCTCGCGATCAGGTAGCCGTTGATCGGCCAGTCGGCCGTATCATCCAGCGCATCCTTCATCCTGGCCGTAGAGGCGCCGGAGAGCCCGAGGCAGACCGGCAAATGGCGGGAGTTGGCACTGAGCTCGTCGAGCACGACGCTGACCAGGCCCTCCAGCTCATCGGTGCTGAGCGCCATGCCTTCACCGGAGGTTGCACCGAGGATGAAGCCGTCGACGGGGCCGTCGGCATAGTGCCGCACGAGGCGGCGCAGCGAGGTGACGTCGAGTTCGCCGTCGCGGAACGGCGTGATCAGGGGCAGCCAGAGGCCCTGCAATTGCTGGTGTAGTTCAGTCATGTTCCATCTCCTCAGGGGGCAAAGCCGGAGACGGGACCAACAAAAAAACCCCGTCCAGGCGGCGGGGTTTCGGGATCGGTTGAATGCGAAGGTGATCTTATCGCGCGCGATCTCGTGTCCCCGGGAGGGGAGCTTTTTTCGACGACAGAACGGCGCACGAAGTCGTGATCATTGGACAATGATGCTGCGCTGCGAGGTTGTTGTCAATCCGCTGACCGTGACGTGCGGCACGTTCGAGCATGACATCAAGGTGAGAGACGTAGAGGTGAAAGACATGCAGGTGAAAGACATGCAGGTGAAAGACTTGGAGATGAAAAAAAGCCGGGCTCGCGTGAGCCCGGCTTAAGGTATTGGCCACGTGAGGCCGACACAATCACCTTCCAAGAGGGATTACTGAACTTCCGCGCCACTGGAGGAGGGGGACATATGCGCGACGCGACCGCTCAGCGTGTAAGCACTATGATCCCCATCGACGCCCTGCAGCAACTATCCAGGTCGCATGTCAGTCATGCGGAGATTCAGGGGCCTCTTCGGGCAGCGCGGAAGGCCTATAAACCAGCCCTATAAGGGCGGCTTAATCAGGACGGCCAGCGCTGCGCCTTGCTGACCACGAAATCGCGGAACACCTGCACCCGGGCCACTGTCTTCAGCTCTTCCGGATAGACGAAGTAGGTGTCGAGTGCGATCGAGTCGGACTCGCCGAACAGCTGTACGAGGTTGTTCTGTTCGACCAGATAGTCCGGCAACGCTGCGATGCCGAGGCCCTGCTGGCAGGCGCGCACCAGGCCAAGGATGTTGTTGACCTTGAAGTAGGGTTCGCGCGGACCGGAGCCGTTGCGGCCGGCATCGATCAGCCAGCTGCGGTTCTGCAGATGCGGCGGCACCTGCGAGTCGCCGAGCATGATGATGCGGTGCGAGTCGAGATCATCCAGCGTCCGCGGCGTGCCGAAGCGCTTGATGTATTCCGGCGAGCAATAGGCATGGAAGCCGATCGAGAACAGCTTGCGCTGGATCAGGTCCGGCTGGGTCGGCTTGCGGGTGCGGATCGCAACGTCGGCCTCGCGCATCGACAGGTCGAGATCCTCGTCGGTGACGATCAGCGAGATCCGGATGTCCGGATAGAGCGCGACGAACTCGTCGAGCCGCGGGATCAGCCAGTTGATGCCGAGCGCCGGCGGCGTCGTGATCTTGAGATCGCCGCTCGGCCGCTCGCGGCTGTCGGTGAGCTTTGCGCGCGCCGCCTGCAGCTGCATGAAGACGTCATGCGCGGTGCGGAACAGCAGGTCGCCCTGCTCGGTGAGGATCAGGCCGCGCGCATGGCGGTGAAACAGCGAGACCGAGAGCTCCTGCTCCAGTGCGCTGACCTGGCGGGAGACCGCCGATTGCGACAGGCCGAGCTGCTCGCCGGCATGCGTGAAGCTGCCAGCCTCCGCCGCCGCGTGAAAGACCTTCAGCTTGTCCCAATCCATATCCGTAAATCCGTCGCGAGAGCGTGCCATGATTATTCCGCCGCTGCGCGATCGCTCGCGCGAAGAGCAATGAAGCGTTCCGCCTCGAGCGCCGCCATGCAGCCGAGGCCGGCGGCGGTGACCGCCTGCCGAAAGGTTTCATCCGCCACGTCGCCCGCGGCGAACAGGCCGGGCATCGAGGTCGCCGTGGAGTTCGGCGCCACCTCGACATAGCCCGACGGTTTCAGCTTGATCTGGCCTTTGACGAGCTCCGTCGCCGGCGCATGGCCGATTGCGACGAAGACGCCGTCGGTCTTGAGGTCGGTCAGCGCACCGGTCTTGACGTTCTTCAGCCGCACATGGGTGACCTTGTTCGGGTTCTCCGTGCCGCAGATCTCGTCGATCGCGGAATCCCACACCACCTTGATCTTGGGATGCTTGAACAGCCGCTCCTGCAGGATGCGCTCGGCGCGGAAATGATTGCGGCGATGCACGATGGTGACTTGCGAGGCATGATTGGTCAGATACAGCGCTTCCTCGACCGCGGTGTTGCCGCCGCCGACCACCACGACCTCCTTGCCGCGGTAGAAGAAGCCGTCGCAGGTCGCGCAGGCCGACACGCCGCCGCCCTGGAACTTCTCTTCCGAGGGCAGTCCGAGCCAGCGCGCCTGGGCGCCGGTGGCGAGGATGACCGTCTCGGCGAGATAGACGTCGCCGGAATCGCAAGTCAGACGAAACGGGCGGTGGCCGAGCTCCAGCTTGTTGACGAGATCGGTGACGATCTTGGTGCCGACGTGGGCCGCCTGCTTCTCCATCTGCTCCATCAGCCAGGGGCCCTGGATCACATCGGCGAAGCCGGGGTAGTTCTCGACGTCGGTGGTGATGGTGAGCTGCCCGCCCGGCTGAATGCCCTGGATCAGGATCGGTTCGAGCATCGCGCGCGCCGCGTAGATCGCTGCGGTGTAACCGGCGGGGCCGGACCCGATGATGACGACCTTGGCATGGGTAGGCGCGGGCATTGTGAGATCCCTCTGTTTTGGGGATTTTGATCAAGGACTTGTGCGGGAAGCGCCCCGGAAACGCGTCACGGCGGCGCCAAAAGTGTCAAATCCAAGTCTAGGATATCTGGGAAGCTATGCAAGATTTGCAATCCATGGCAGCGATTTTTCCCCGGAACTGAAGTCACATTCGCGAAATCGTGCGCTGCACGCGCAATAAAATTGCGCAATGCCGGCTGCCTGCGCTATGAGAGTTGCCGGCAGACCTGCCAAACCTTCCGAACCCTGAGGGAACCCAAGTCGCGTGTCGAAGAACCTTGACGAGATCGACCTCAAAATCCTCGCCGAGATCCAGGCCGATGGCCGAATCACCAATGTGGAACTCGCCAAACGCGTCGGGATCTCGCCGCCGCCCTGCCTGCGCAGGGTCCGGGCGCTGGAGGAGGAGGGCTACATCCAGGGCTACCGCGGCCTGCTCGATCCGCGCCGCCTCGGCTACGACGTCACGGTGTTCGCTTCTGTGCATCTGTCGAGCCAGGCCGACGCCGACCTCCGCGCGTTCGAGAATTTCGTGCGCGCCGAGCCGTTGGTGCGGGAATGCTGGATGCTGTCGGGCGAAGTCGATTTCATCCTCAAATGCGTCGCTCCCGACATGGCGACCTTCCAGGATTTCGTCACCCACCTGACGGCCGCGCCGCATGTGCGCAACGTCAGGACGTCGCTGGTGCTGCACAATTCGAAATACGAAGCGGCGGTGCCGTTGGGGCTGAAGGCGGCGGGGTAGCGCGCCGTGGCGCGTCATTTCGGGCGATGCGCTGGCATCCGATGTTTGAGCTGGGGTGAAGAGGCTCCTCGTCAACTTCGGGCAGTCATCGCCGAACCGTCTGCCTCGAATAGTTCAACTGCCCCGGATGGTGAGGTCGCGACGTCGAACTCGAGCGGCCCGCAAGTAATCATGCAATAGTCGTAAACCGAGCGCTGATCGTTCCCCATCAAGAACTGATAGTGGATCTGCATGAAGTCGAATCGATGACGTCTGAAGCGGATCGGACTTATCATCGAGTGTATTTGGACGCGCCGAATCTTGGGGTGCACTCCTGAGTAGTCCCGGCTGGTACGTTTCAGCGTGACGGGGTCGAAGCGATAGAAGCTGATCGCGTCATCTCGTGCCTGGTATTCGACCCAGTCGATGGCAGACGTTCCGGCCACAAGTTGTGCCGCTTCCCGAATTTGGCCGCCCATCGGATGCAATGCGAATTTGGGAATAGTGGCGCCCACTGTGAGAACGCACAGCTTCGGTCCGCGCGTTTCAAGCAGGGGATCCAATTTTAGCGCGCGCGCGACCGCCGCTATTGTGAGTGCGGCGCCAAGAGAATGGCCAACAACGAGAATTTCATCAACTTTTGCAGCCTGAGCTGTCTTTGCGATCAGCTCCGCAAAGTCGTCGAGTCGCGCATCAAGTTCGCTTCTGCGCCCGTAAAGGAACTCGTGGGAGAAAATGGCATCATCGAGAATGTGGTTTATGCGACCCTTCGGTCCGATCCAGAGTACAGCGCTGACGAAGATGGCAAGCGACAAAAAACTGCCAAGCAGCAGTTCCACCCAAAGTGTAGCGTGTAAGGGCCCGATCACCAGATACGATAGCCCAGCGCTGCACAATGCGATCAGCAGCAAACAACAATATGGAAAGACGAAAAAGAGGGCGTACTTCCAACTCGCCATCGCATATCTGAACAGTGTTCCCGTTATCATGAAGTCGAACAGCGCTTTCGCGGACTGTACAAGACGAGGCACGAGCCCGACTTTCGAATCGCACCGAATGAGATCATCCCAGCGCAGCATCTCGAAGGTAATGCTGGTTTTCCAGTTTGGACCCCACGCCTCCACGTTGCATGAAGCATCGATTGCAGATGTGTTCGAGGTTTCCGACAGCCGTGAAGAAGCGCCCCAAATCCTATCGAAGCTCGATAGCGAGCGGCGCAGGCGTTCGACCTGCTGTTCCGGAGTGACGGGATCGTAACCGCCAACGTGGAAGACGTGCCGTCGTCGAATCATCTAGCAACTCGAAATCTGCATGGACTGGTTGCCACTCATTCTGGGAAATCGAATAGACACTGTACTAGGGAACTCGGACCACGTTGATCCCGAATCCTTGGTGGACCTGACATGGATGAGGCCGATATACCTTATTAAATTACCACTCTGCCGTGATGGTCGCACTCATTGAGATTGGCTTTGATCAACAAAATGCGGAGGACAGGTCCAGGGCTCTGGGCTGCGCCTTGGGGCCCGGTGTCCGTGTTATTCTTGTTCGCACTTCAGTCCGGAGGGCGCTGGTGACGACGTTTAGAAAATTCTCAATCACTATAGCGATGTGTATCTTTGCGACCGTGTGCGCCGCCTTTACAAAGCCGATTCATATCGTCGCGGTCGGCGCAAGCAACACGCAAGGTTGGTACCTTGGGAAGCAAGGCGCTTACCCAGCTAAGTTGGAAGTCCTGTTGAGAGAGAAGGGCGTCAATGCGAACGTCGTCAACGCCGGCGTTCCCTTCGATACCACGGCCGGCATGCTCAAGCGCATTGATAGCGACGTGCCAAAGGGAACCGACATCGTGATCTTGCAGCCTGGAGGCAATGATAGGCGTTTCTTTGTGACGAAGGAGCAGCGGGCGGCCAACATCGCGGCGATGGAGCGGCGGTTGCGTGACCGCGCCATCAAAAGCATCGTGTACGACGAAGAGATTCCTCCGCGCTATTACGCTTTTGACTTCATTCACCTCACGGCTGACGGTCATGCTTTCATAGCGTCGCAGTTACTCCCGCGAGTGTTGGCGATGATAGACCAGAGAGCCATCGTGACTTCGCCGCGTGCGAGATAGAAAAAGCCTTGCTATGGCAACCGGTCGGCGCTCGCAATCCTGTCGATCGCAGACTATGGCCGGACACGGGGAAGAATGTCTCGTCAATGTCTTTCTCAGCGGGTGCTATTTGAGACAGTTCCAGCAAGAGTACGGCCAATGCGATTACACCCGCCCACGCGTTGTGCCATCCTCTCACAAGAGCGCCCAGCCACGCAGCCACCTTGGATTCTGCCGGTCGCACTGCCAATTTATCAGTGGAAACGATCCGCACGCCTTGTATCATTGATTCATGCTGATCTGTGGATCAGTCTAGTCTCTAACGCTCGCTAAGGTTGGCGCTCTTTCAATGTTCGGCAAAGATGACGCGCCAGCGAAACTAGCGTTTGGCCCACGATGACACCTGACATTGCCAAGTTCGTATTTGTCATGATGGCGGTCGGTTGGTACCTCATCCGCTACCGATACGCACGTCGTGCTCGCCGTGAAAAGGTCTTGAGGAGCGCGCGAGGTCCTCGCGAAAACACCCTGCTGCTAATATCGCTCACGGGTCTCGGTGTTGTGCCATTCATCTACATTGTAACGACCCTGCCTCATTTCGCATCGTACGTGTTCCGGCCGGTTCAAGCCTGGCTGGGCGTTTTCGTGGCGGTTGCGGCGCTGGTCATGTTCCGGCTAACCCATCGGGCCCTGGGTCGGAATTGGTCGTTAAGTCTCGACGTGCGGGAAAATCACCGCCTGATCACGGATGGAATCTATCAAAAAATCCGGCACCCCATGTATTCCGCATTCTGGCTTTGGGCTGTCGCTCAAGCATTGCTCTTGCCGAATTTGGTAGCCGGTTTCGCTGGACTGATCGGATTTGGAACGTTGTTTTTCGGCCGGGTTGCCAGAGAAGAACAGATGATGCTGGAAACGTTCGGCGACGAGTATCGCGAATATATGGCGCGGACCGGACGCATTATACCGGGGCCGTTCTGAGCCGGCTGTACGAGATCGGTCTCGCCGTCCATATCCAACACCACGCAAAGCAATCGCTCCGTGTCGTTTTTGTCACATCCGGCAAAGAAACGATGGCAGGAGCACCAGCTTAGATACAGCGTTAATTGCGTCGCAGCCATTAGAGGGTAAGCTGTTCGTGCTCAGCTACCCATATCGGAGATCACTATGTTGAAGTTTCTGGTTGTTGGAGTTGCGACTTTCGGGTTCATGGCCGCTGCCAGCGCCGCCGACCTTCCTCATCCGCAGCCGGTCGCTGAAACTGCTCCGATTGGCAAGATGCCAATCGGCAAGTATCCGGTTGGCAAGTACCCGGTCGGCAAGTACCCGGTTGGAAAGGCGCCTGCTCCGATCGTAACGAAGGGTTAGCTCAAGGATCGCCTAGAGCGCGCCCCCTTCAGTTTTCGCTGAAGGCGCTGCTTGGGGCTGACGTCTTGCCCTGGTGAGGGTTTGAAGGTGCCTGAAGTGAATCGGAAACGGAGCGGCCTGAGGCTGCTTGCCGGAGTTGGTGTTATTGTGGCTTCCGTGACTCTGGAAGCCGGCATCAGTCATGCGCAGCAATTGGCTGCGCAGACCGATCAAGCCCCGCTGCAACAGGATAAGCCGCTTAAGCCGTCGTCAAGGTCGGTTATGGCAGCGGCCGCTGCTGGACCGAGCGCTTCCGCTTCTGGAGCAGACGTGAAACCGGTTCGAAGGTCCATGGCCAAAGGGCCGTATTACGTGGACTTTCGTGCCCGCACAGCAGCTTCTTATGGGCATGCGTTTGTCTGGTACGGCAAGTCAAGCCAGAAGCAGGTCGAAGTTGCGGGGTTGCACCCGGCAGGCGACGTCCTGCCTTACGTGCTTGGCCATCTTACGTGGGTACCTTCCGAGACGGGCGCCAGCTACGGCGATCTTGACGAGCAGTACTTAACGGCCAGCTATCGCGTGTACTTGAGTGAGGCCGACGCGAAGAAGGTCTTTGCATATATCAAGGAGCTTCAGGCGAGTTCACCTGTTTGGAACGCGGAAACGACCAATTGTACGGCTTTTATTGGTCGTATTGCCAACTTCATGGGTTTGAAGGCTCCGTTCCATTTGCTGAAGCCTGAGGAATACGTAAATCAGTTGAGAGACATGAACGGCGGGCGCCAAACGGTGCAACTCGCTTCGGATCGTTAGTTTTCCCACCAAGGACCACCTAGCGGCTGCACTTGGGCAAAGCCGCTATCGGGAACGCTTCCGAGATTTCTTCAGATGAAGGGGCAGATGGTTGCATTGGCATCCAATGCGAACAGGTACGGAATACAAGTTCGAGCCCACCAAAACGTATTTAAACTGGGCTGATGCTGGACTTTCTCGCAAAGCAGCCAGAAACTGCGAGCAGCAACTGACCTTCAGTATGTAGCGGGCTTCAGATGCCTTTTTTGGACCGCTAGGAAGATCGTCCACCGGACCCGCGCCTCTTCCATCTTTGCAACGCTCTTCGGGTTTGTCCCATCGCGCTCGGACAGCGTCCCCATGCTCTCCGACTATCCTCCCGGTTGAACGGGACGGGCTCAGCGTTGTTACTTCTTGCCCATCGCCGCGTCGACGCTGATCGGGCCGGGGCCCGAGGTCGCGAGGTAGAGGCAGGCGAAGCAGAACAGGATCGCTGCGGTGCCGTTGTTGAGCAGCGGCAGCAACACCGGCTCGGCCGGGTTCTTCAACATGTGGCCGAGGAAATAGGCGAACGCCATCTCGCCCGACAGGATGAACGCGGCCAGCCGCGAGAACAGGCCGAGCATCAACAGCGCGCCGAGCACCAGTTCAAGCCAGCCCGCGGCCTGGATCAACGGCGGGATATTGGCGAAGTAGGCGAGCACGGGAAACTTGAAGATCTTCGCGACGCCGTACTGAAACAGCAGCAGTCCAGTGATGAACCGGAACAGGCTCAGCGCCGTCGGCTGCCATTTGGAAAACATCTGGTCCATTGTCATTAACCCCCTGTTTGACACGCTGGAACATTGCACAACACACGGTGTTCGCCACCCGAGTGTGATGTCAACACCTTGCGCCTGGAATCATTCCTCGCTCCACGGAAGTTGCGAGAGAACGCGGCAGCGACACGGTGACACGCCACGATGCGTGTTGCGACGCAATCATCGGCTCCGCCCCCGGTCCTCGACATGATTATACTGCATAAACATGTCACGGCCTCACTAGTATGCCGCCTACCCGCTCTCCACTCACATTGCTGTCAGACGGGGGGAAACGCGGGCACAAAAAAAGCCGCGTGCAACACGCGGCCTTTTTGCACCAGTCACGTCAAGGTAACTACCGCCACTCGACCTTGGTGATCTCGTAGGCCTTGGCGCCGCCCGGTGCCATCACTTCGACGGTGGCGCCTTTCTTCTTGCCGATCAGCGCGCGCGCAAGCGGCGAGGTGATGGAGATGCGGCCCTTCTTGGCATCGGCTTCGACCTCGCCGACGAGCTGCCACACCGCCTTCTTCTCGGTGTCCTCGTCGATCAGCGTGACGGTGGCGCCGAACTTGATGGTGTCGCCGGACAGTTTCGAGATGTCGATGATGTCGGCGCGCGCGAGCTTGTCTTCGAGCTCGGCAATGCGGCCTTCGTTGTGCGACTGCTCTTCCTTGGCGGCGTGATACTCGGCGTTCTCAGAGAGGTCGCCGTGCGAGCGCGCTTCCGCAATGTGTTCGATGATGCGCGGACGATCCACCGATTGGCGATGCTTCAACTCGTTCGTCAGCGCGGCGTATCCGCCCGCGGTCATCGGAACCTTATCCATCATCTTCGTCCTTCATCGTGCGCGCCCGGCGGCCGTGCACGAATATCCAGTTCAGCTAACGCAGGAATCAGGACGCGAACGCGCCCGGAAGCCCAGTGATTTTCGGCCCCGCTAAGGGCCGTGACAACATCCAATCGCGCGGTGAGTTCCAGCCATTCGGCTAATTGACCGCTTCGGGCCGTCAGCCCGGGCAGCGGTCAGCTTTCGGAAAAGTAACTCTGAAGCGTGCGGACCTCAAGGTCCCCGTCCCGATAGGCCCGGATCCCCCGCGCGGCCGCCACCGCGCCTGAAAGAGTGGTGTAATATGGCACTTTATGCAAGAGGGCAGCCCGCCGCAGCGAGCGGCTGTCCGCCAGGGCCTGCGGACCTTCGGTGGTATTGAAGACCAGCTGGACGTCGCCATTGGTGATGGCGTCGACGATGTGTGGACGCCCTTCGAGCACCTTGTTCACCTTTTCCGTCGGCACGCCGTGATCGCTGAGATAGCGTTGCGTGCCCGAGGTTGCCATCACCTTGAAGCCGAGCGAGTGCAACAGCCGCACCGCATCCGCAATGCGCATCTTGTCGTCGCCACGCACCGAGACGAACACCGTGCCCTGCCGCGGCACACGCGTGCCGCCGCCGAGCTGGCTCTTCGCGAATGCCACCTCGAACGAGCGGTCGATGCCCATCACTTCGCCGGTCGAACGCATCTCCGGTCCGAGCACGGTGTCGACGCCGGGGAAGCGCGCGAACGGGAACACCGATTCCTTCACGCCGACATGGTCGAGCTTCTTCTTCTTCAGCTTGAAGTCGGCGAGCTTCTCGCCGGCCATGATCCGCGCCGCGATCTTGGCGACCGGCATGCCGATCACCTTGGCGACGAACGGCACGGTGCGGGACGCGCGCGGGTTGACCTCAAGCACGTAGATCTCGCCGTCCTTGATGGCGTATTGCACGTTCATCAGGCCGACCACGTCGAGGCCGAGCGCGAGCTCGCGGGTCTGCCGCTCCAGCTCCTCGATGGTGTTCGCATCGAGCGAATGCGGCGGCAGCGAGCAGGCGGAGTCGCCGGAATGGATGCCGGCTTCCTCGATGTGCTCCATGATGCCGACGATGAAGGTGTCCTTGCCGTCGCAGAGGCAGTCGACATCGACTTCGGTCGCATCAGACAGATAGCGGTCGAACAGCAGCGGGTTCTTGCCGAGCACGGTGTTGATCTGCCCGGTCTTGTCGTTCGGGTAGCGTGCCTTGACGTCGGCGGGAACCAGCTCGGGCAGGGTGCCGAGCAGGTAATCGTTGAGCTGGGTCTCCTCGCGGATGATCTGCATCGCGCGGCCGCCGAGCACGTAGGACGGGCGCACCACCAGCGGCAGATCGAGATCGGCGGCCACCAGGCGTGCCTGCTCGACCGAATAGGCGATGCCGTTCTTCGGCTGCTTGAGGCGCAGCTTGTCGAGCACGCGCTTGAAGCGGTCGCGGTCCTCGGCGAGGTCGATCGCATCCGGCGAGGTGCCGAGGATCGGCACTTCGGCGGCTTCGAGCGCGCGGGCAAGCTTCAGCGGGGTCTGGCCGCCGAACTGCACGATCACGCCGTGCAGTGTGCCGTTCTTGCGCTCGGTCGCGACGATCTCCAGCACGTCTTCGGCGGTGAGCGGCTCGAAATACAGCCGGTTCGCAGTGTCGTAGTCGGTCGACACCGTTTCCGGATTGCAGTTGACCATGATGGTCTCGTAGCCGGCGTCCTCGAGCGCGAAGCAGGCGTGGCAGCAGCAATAGTCGAACTCGATGCCCTGGCCGATGCGGTTCGGCCCGCCGCCGAGAATGATCACCTTCTTGCGGTCGGACGGCGCGCTCTCGTCGGCAAGCTCGCCCGCGAACGGCCGCTCATAGGTCGAATACATGT from Bradyrhizobium sp. B124 includes:
- a CDS encoding heavy metal translocating P-type ATPase; this encodes MTPAEATFAIDPVCGMKVNPATAKHRFSYKGEEYLFCSGRCRERFEAEPDKYLKPREAEPPMPAGTIYTCPMHPEVRQVGPGSCPICGMALEPEQISLDDGPGPELIDMTRRFWIALALTLPVFVLEMGSHLGLMHLVPQGWSNWISFVLATPVVLWAGAPFFVRGWQSVVTRNLNMFTLIAMGVGVAYLYSVVATLAPQLFPPAFRDMHGAVAVYFEAAAVITVLVLLGQVLELRARAQTSGAIRALLGLAPKTARRITDHGDEDIDIDAIKVGDRLRVRPGEKVPVDGVVIEGSAVIDESMVTGESMPVTKAEGERVIGGTVNQSGGLVMRAEKVGRDTMLSRIVDMVAKAQRSRAPIQRLADRVAGWFVPAVIAAAVLAFIAWTVFGPEPRLTFALVAAVTVLIIACPCALGLATPMSIMVGVGRGAHSGILIRDAQALERMEAIDTLVIDKTGTLTEGKPKVVRIIAAEGFDENDVLRLAASVEQGSEHPLARAIIASAGERKLASATVSNFASPSGKGATGTVEGRQVALGNAVLMGELKIITSTLDQAAEAARRDGATAIYVAVDGRVAGVIAIADPVKPSAANALQALRAEGLRIVMLTGDNETTARAVAKTLGIDEVEAGVLPERKSEVVQRLRGEGRTVAMAGDGVNDAPALAAADVGIAMGGGTDVAIESAGITLLTGDLMGLVRARRLSVATMRNIRQNLAFAFVYNAAGVPIAAGVLYPLFGILLSPMVGAAAMALSSVSVIGNALRLSRVQLD
- a CDS encoding Lrp/AsnC family transcriptional regulator, whose translation is MSKNLDEIDLKILAEIQADGRITNVELAKRVGISPPPCLRRVRALEEEGYIQGYRGLLDPRRLGYDVTVFASVHLSSQADADLRAFENFVRAEPLVRECWMLSGEVDFILKCVAPDMATFQDFVTHLTAAPHVRNVRTSLVLHNSKYEAAVPLGLKAAG
- the trxB gene encoding thioredoxin-disulfide reductase; this encodes MPAPTHAKVVIIGSGPAGYTAAIYAARAMLEPILIQGIQPGGQLTITTDVENYPGFADVIQGPWLMEQMEKQAAHVGTKIVTDLVNKLELGHRPFRLTCDSGDVYLAETVILATGAQARWLGLPSEEKFQGGGVSACATCDGFFYRGKEVVVVGGGNTAVEEALYLTNHASQVTIVHRRNHFRAERILQERLFKHPKIKVVWDSAIDEICGTENPNKVTHVRLKNVKTGALTDLKTDGVFVAIGHAPATELVKGQIKLKPSGYVEVAPNSTATSMPGLFAAGDVADETFRQAVTAAGLGCMAALEAERFIALRASDRAAAE
- a CDS encoding LysR family transcriptional regulator, giving the protein MARSRDGFTDMDWDKLKVFHAAAEAGSFTHAGEQLGLSQSAVSRQVSALEQELSVSLFHRHARGLILTEQGDLLFRTAHDVFMQLQAARAKLTDSRERPSGDLKITTPPALGINWLIPRLDEFVALYPDIRISLIVTDEDLDLSMREADVAIRTRKPTQPDLIQRKLFSIGFHAYCSPEYIKRFGTPRTLDDLDSHRIIMLGDSQVPPHLQNRSWLIDAGRNGSGPREPYFKVNNILGLVRACQQGLGIAALPDYLVEQNNLVQLFGESDSIALDTYFVYPEELKTVARVQVFRDFVVSKAQRWPS
- a CDS encoding 4-hydroxy-tetrahydrodipicolinate synthase encodes the protein MTELHQQLQGLWLPLITPFRDGELDVTSLRRLVRHYADGPVDGFILGATSGEGMALSTDELEGLVSVVLDELSANSRHLPVCLGLSGASTARMKDALDDTADWPINGYLIASPYYIRPSQRGLVQHFNALADHASWPVVLYNIPYRTAVNLTNETLLTLAEHPNIVGMKDCCADRAQSIDFLNRRPAGFRVLTGEDAQTFDALSDGADGAILLSAHLETNTFASIRTLLRQGKRDAALAAWQSVVGLTRLLFAEPSPAPAKHWLWRQGLIDSPEVRLPMVEVSEDLATWLDAEMERRAQLLLPA